One window of the Coleofasciculus sp. FACHB-1120 genome contains the following:
- a CDS encoding ElyC/SanA/YdcF family protein, translated as MSVRQWLLSNWRRVFLLLVLGSAAIAPATIYYVSAVTRSDRYTDPAQVPAQHVAIVLGAGVLPDGSPTPMLADRVEAAVQLYQMGRVKKLLMTGDNSRTDYDEVSVMQRYASDRGVPAADITLDYAGFSTYESCYRAREIFGVTQAVVITQQFHLSRAVYTCRQLGVNAIGLGTPDWGRYGDEVMKSYSTREALATVKAVLEVNLIRPQPTFLGQFEGIK; from the coding sequence GTGAGCGTTCGTCAATGGTTGTTGTCTAACTGGCGTCGTGTTTTTCTACTCCTCGTGTTGGGAAGTGCCGCGATCGCTCCAGCGACGATCTACTATGTGAGTGCAGTTACCAGAAGCGATCGCTACACCGATCCCGCCCAGGTTCCGGCTCAGCACGTCGCCATTGTTCTTGGTGCAGGCGTATTGCCCGACGGTAGCCCAACGCCGATGCTAGCCGATCGGGTGGAAGCGGCTGTGCAACTTTATCAGATGGGTCGTGTTAAAAAACTCTTGATGACGGGCGATAATAGTCGCACCGACTACGATGAGGTGAGCGTGATGCAACGCTACGCAAGCGATCGCGGTGTACCTGCTGCTGATATTACTCTGGATTATGCGGGTTTCAGCACTTATGAAAGTTGCTATCGCGCACGAGAGATTTTTGGTGTGACGCAGGCGGTTGTCATCACGCAGCAGTTCCACCTGTCACGCGCCGTGTATACTTGCCGTCAATTAGGTGTGAATGCGATCGGCTTGGGTACACCCGATTGGGGACGGTATGGAGATGAGGTAATGAAATCCTATTCGACGCGGGAAGCACTAGCGACTGTAAAAGCCGTTTTGGAGGTTAATCTTATCCGCCCTCAACCAACTTTTTTAGGACAATTTGAGGGAATAAAGTAG
- a CDS encoding CIA30 family protein, whose amino-acid sequence MTNQNNRSKWDFGRFLQTLTYFEVIPFFNCLQRLLQGRTKDNQDKPTGEKRVGVILVAGATGGVGKRVVGRLVERGYPVRALVRNTQKVREMLGDNIELFEGDITIPETLTPEMMSNVSAVICCTGVRVQPVEGDTPDRAKYYQGIKFYMPEVIDSPEIVDYQGIKNLVQVAANYFSPQTKGGAEKVVFDFSNLSDDIKNTWGAVDDVVMGGVSQSGIQLVEGTALFAGNVSTDNSGGFASVRTRNFDTPINLAGYEGVELRVRGDGKRYKFFIRTESRWDGVAYSYSFDTIANTWIDVRVPFADLTPVFRAKTLQDGEPINPSKICSFQLMLSKFEYDGELNPKFSPGGFALQVESIKAYGGAMPQFVMISSAGVTRPGRPGINLEEEPPAVRMNDQLGGILTWKLRGEESIRESGIPYTIIRPCALTEEPGGKALIFEQGDNIRGKVSREDIAELCVRSLEQPKACNLTFEVKEAEESKSSPDWESLFSSLQSDRVAAIKS is encoded by the coding sequence ATGACGAATCAAAATAACCGATCTAAATGGGATTTCGGCAGATTTTTGCAAACGCTGACCTATTTCGAGGTGATTCCTTTCTTCAACTGCCTTCAGCGGTTGCTGCAAGGTCGCACCAAGGATAATCAAGACAAACCTACTGGAGAAAAGCGCGTGGGAGTGATATTGGTTGCTGGGGCGACGGGTGGTGTTGGTAAGCGAGTCGTGGGGCGACTGGTTGAACGGGGTTATCCAGTGCGTGCCCTTGTCAGAAATACTCAGAAAGTGCGGGAAATGCTTGGCGACAATATAGAACTCTTTGAGGGAGATATCACCATCCCAGAAACGTTGACTCCGGAAATGATGTCGAACGTTAGTGCTGTGATTTGTTGCACTGGTGTTCGAGTGCAGCCAGTTGAGGGAGATACACCGGATCGGGCGAAGTATTATCAGGGTATCAAGTTTTATATGCCCGAAGTCATAGACAGCCCGGAAATCGTGGATTATCAAGGCATCAAGAACTTAGTGCAAGTTGCTGCCAACTACTTTAGCCCTCAGACGAAGGGGGGAGCTGAAAAAGTAGTATTTGATTTTAGCAACCTTTCAGATGACATCAAGAATACTTGGGGCGCGGTGGATGATGTCGTGATGGGTGGCGTAAGCCAGAGTGGGATACAACTGGTGGAAGGCACGGCGCTTTTTGCTGGCAACGTGTCAACCGACAACTCTGGTGGTTTTGCTTCCGTTCGCACCCGCAACTTCGACACTCCGATTAATTTGGCAGGATACGAGGGTGTGGAATTGCGCGTTAGAGGCGATGGAAAACGCTACAAATTTTTCATCCGCACAGAATCCAGATGGGATGGCGTTGCGTATTCTTATTCCTTTGATACCATAGCCAATACCTGGATCGATGTTCGCGTTCCCTTCGCTGACTTAACTCCTGTCTTTCGTGCCAAAACTTTGCAAGATGGCGAACCCATTAATCCCAGCAAAATTTGCTCGTTCCAATTGATGTTGAGCAAGTTTGAATACGACGGAGAACTAAATCCAAAATTTTCACCAGGCGGCTTTGCTTTGCAGGTGGAATCTATCAAAGCTTATGGCGGCGCGATGCCTCAATTTGTCATGATCAGTTCGGCAGGTGTGACTCGTCCTGGTCGTCCTGGCATTAATTTAGAGGAAGAACCACCAGCGGTGAGAATGAACGACCAACTAGGAGGAATCCTGACTTGGAAATTGCGCGGAGAAGAGAGTATCCGCGAAAGTGGAATTCCTTACACAATTATTAGACCTTGTGCGTTGACTGAAGAACCGGGAGGCAAGGCGTTAATTTTCGAGCAAGGTGACAATATTCGGGGCAAAGTCAGCCGGGAAGATATTGCTGAATTGTGCGTGCGCTCGCTAGAACAACCCAAAGCGTGTAATCTCACCTTTGAGGTAAAAGAGGCAGAAGAGAGTAAAAGTTCTCCCGACTGGGAAAGTTTATTCTCTAGCTTGCAAAGCGATCGCGTCGCAGCAATCAAATCGTAA
- a CDS encoding 5-formyltetrahydrofolate cyclo-ligase, with product MNKVNHQLDKQQLRRSLLKTRQLMPVEEWREKSDRICTHLESSYLFTQSKTVLAYFSFRQEPDLSPLISDCRQWGFPRCVGDSLIWHLWKPGDSLQKGAYGILEPHPDSPVLHSTEVDLILVPSVACDVRGYRLGYGGGYYDRLLNSSEWSTKLTIGIVFDLACSLELPIDSWDKSLQGVCTEMGLRMMR from the coding sequence GTGAACAAAGTCAATCATCAACTGGATAAACAGCAATTGAGGCGATCGCTTCTCAAAACACGGCAATTGATGCCTGTGGAGGAATGGAGAGAAAAGAGCGATCGCATCTGCACCCACCTCGAATCTTCCTACCTATTTACCCAATCCAAAACTGTCTTAGCTTATTTCAGTTTTCGACAAGAACCTGACCTCAGCCCTCTAATTAGCGATTGTCGCCAATGGGGATTTCCTCGCTGTGTTGGCGATAGTCTTATTTGGCATCTCTGGAAACCCGGAGACTCCCTACAAAAAGGCGCTTATGGTATTCTTGAACCGCACCCAGATAGCCCCGTTTTACACTCAACCGAGGTAGATTTAATTCTTGTGCCATCTGTAGCTTGTGATGTGCGGGGATATCGTTTAGGTTATGGTGGCGGTTATTACGATCGCTTGCTCAATTCATCCGAATGGTCAACCAAATTAACTATCGGCATTGTCTTCGACCTTGCTTGCTCCCTAGAGCTGCCGATTGATAGCTGGGATAAATCTTTGCAGGGTGTCTGTACAGAAATGGGGTTGAGAATGATGCGATGA
- a CDS encoding carbohydrate ABC transporter permease — translation MINPKTQKTNAISRIFTNQNSKVKTFWMYGLLGAIALVMLFPLLWLISTSLKSPTENIFQFPPQLVPREPTFQNFITVWQTNPFGQYLFNSTLVAVLTVGLNLLFCSLAAYPLARLDFRGRDMVFAAVVSTIMIPFQIVMIPLYILTVQLGLRNTYLGVILPSIASAFGIFLLRQAFQGVPKELEEAARMDGCSELGLWWHVMLPAIRPALVTLAIFVFIGSWSDFLWPLIVLDRPEYYTLPLGVATLAGALSLDWRLVAAGSVISITPVLLVFLFLQRYIVPTDVGSGVKG, via the coding sequence ATGATAAATCCTAAAACTCAAAAAACAAACGCAATTTCTCGCATTTTTACCAATCAAAACTCAAAAGTTAAAACTTTTTGGATGTATGGGTTACTAGGAGCGATCGCGCTAGTGATGCTTTTTCCCCTACTTTGGCTCATCAGTACCTCCTTAAAATCTCCCACTGAAAATATTTTTCAGTTCCCACCCCAGTTAGTGCCACGAGAGCCAACATTCCAAAACTTCATCACAGTTTGGCAAACCAATCCCTTTGGTCAGTATTTGTTCAACAGTACCCTGGTGGCAGTGCTGACGGTGGGCTTAAATCTGCTGTTCTGCTCGCTTGCCGCTTACCCGCTGGCACGGCTGGATTTCCGAGGACGAGACATGGTTTTTGCGGCTGTCGTCTCCACGATTATGATTCCGTTCCAAATCGTGATGATTCCCCTGTACATCTTGACCGTGCAGCTAGGTTTGAGAAATACCTATTTGGGTGTTATTTTGCCAAGCATCGCCTCTGCCTTCGGGATTTTCCTGCTGCGGCAAGCATTTCAGGGCGTTCCCAAAGAACTGGAAGAAGCCGCTCGGATGGATGGCTGCTCGGAGCTGGGCTTGTGGTGGCACGTCATGCTTCCGGCAATTCGCCCAGCACTGGTGACGCTGGCAATCTTTGTGTTTATCGGTTCTTGGAGTGATTTCCTCTGGCCCTTAATTGTCCTCGACCGACCCGAATATTACACCCTCCCCTTAGGCGTCGCCACCCTTGCCGGGGCATTATCCCTAGATTGGCGACTGGTTGCGGCGGGTTCTGTCATTTCCATTACTCCAGTGCTGCTTGTCTTCCTCTTTTTGCAGCGATATATTGTGCCGACAGATGTAGGTAGCGGCGTCAAAGGTTAA